From the genome of Deltaproteobacteria bacterium, one region includes:
- a CDS encoding aminotransferase class I/II-fold pyridoxal phosphate-dependent enzyme — MTTSRDLVPPLVRSVTHRFESAAELDRYNRGELPGLFMYSRYENPTVDAAEKQLAQLQGTERGCLFASGMAAATTAILANLNQGDEVLAARNIYGGVHKFLAHVAPRWGISARLVDAASLSDPRSLKPNTKLVYFETPVNPTLRLVDAEPIVRAARAHGALTIVDSTFGPPGIQKLNELGVDLVMHSVTKYLNGHSDVLGGVVLGSEKHIEPIRKLRQVLGNNMDPAPAWELMRGLQTLDVRLARQQTTAHALAEKLSKDKRVAAVSYPGLTSHPDHALAKKQMRGFGAMVTFTVSGGLPAASRVFDNLQLIARAASLGSVESLCSLPVMSSHAALSPEELAAAGVDAGMVRISVGLESADALWADLDRALAKASA, encoded by the coding sequence ATGACCACCTCGCGCGATCTGGTGCCGCCGCTCGTCCGCTCGGTGACCCACCGCTTCGAGTCGGCGGCGGAGCTCGACCGCTACAACCGCGGCGAGCTGCCCGGGCTGTTCATGTACAGCCGCTACGAGAACCCCACCGTCGACGCCGCGGAGAAGCAGCTCGCCCAGCTCCAGGGAACCGAGCGCGGCTGTCTGTTCGCTTCCGGCATGGCCGCGGCGACGACCGCGATTCTCGCGAACCTCAACCAGGGCGACGAGGTGCTCGCCGCGCGCAACATCTACGGCGGCGTGCACAAGTTCCTCGCGCACGTCGCGCCGCGCTGGGGCATCTCCGCTCGCCTCGTCGACGCGGCGTCGCTCTCCGATCCACGCTCGCTCAAGCCGAACACCAAGCTCGTGTACTTCGAGACGCCGGTGAATCCGACGCTGCGCCTCGTCGATGCGGAGCCGATTGTCCGTGCCGCGCGCGCACACGGCGCGCTGACGATCGTCGATTCCACGTTCGGTCCGCCGGGAATCCAGAAGCTCAACGAGCTCGGCGTCGACCTCGTGATGCACAGCGTGACCAAGTACCTGAACGGCCACTCCGATGTGCTCGGCGGCGTCGTGCTCGGTTCCGAAAAGCACATCGAGCCGATTCGCAAGCTCCGCCAGGTGCTCGGCAACAACATGGATCCCGCGCCCGCCTGGGAGCTCATGCGCGGCCTGCAGACCCTCGATGTTCGCCTCGCGCGGCAGCAAACGACGGCGCACGCGCTCGCGGAGAAGCTGTCGAAGGACAAGCGCGTCGCGGCGGTGAGCTATCCCGGCCTCACGTCGCATCCGGACCACGCGCTCGCCAAGAAGCAGATGCGGGGCTTCGGCGCCATGGTGACGTTCACCGTCTCCGGCGGCTTGCCGGCCGCGTCGCGCGTGTTCGACAACCTCCAGCTCATCGCGCGCGCGGCGTCGCTCGGGAGCGTGGAGAGCTTGTGCAGCTTGCCGGTGATGAGCTCGCACGCGGCGCTCTCGCCGGAGGAGCTCGCGGCCGCGGGCGTCGATGCGGGGATGGTGCGCATCTCCGTGGGGCTCGAGTCTGCAGACGCGCTCTGGGCCGATCTCGATCGCGCACTCGCGAAGGCGTCGGCATGA
- a CDS encoding MotA/TolQ/ExbB proton channel family protein gives MVAIIACSILSIAVAVERTIALWSVGSDARNLGELISRHLFRGDIEEARKACERSRSIAADIFLAGFSRHGRTSFDAVASAVERERQQVGLKLRSHVWILGTIGATAPFVGLFGTVWGILHSFHQMAATGQGGFAVVAGGISEALVTTAGGILVAVEAVVLYNFFQTRLSRTGVELKLAADEFLELLKERPNLAAAAGAPLPTAEQKPASA, from the coding sequence ATGGTGGCCATCATCGCCTGCTCCATCCTGTCGATTGCCGTCGCCGTCGAGCGCACCATCGCGCTCTGGAGCGTGGGCTCCGACGCCCGCAACCTGGGCGAGCTCATCTCGCGCCACCTCTTCCGCGGCGACATCGAAGAGGCGCGCAAGGCGTGCGAGCGCTCGCGCAGCATCGCCGCCGACATCTTCCTGGCCGGCTTCTCGCGCCACGGCCGAACGAGCTTCGACGCCGTGGCCAGCGCGGTGGAGCGCGAGCGCCAGCAGGTCGGCCTCAAGCTGCGCAGCCACGTGTGGATCCTGGGCACCATCGGCGCGACGGCGCCGTTCGTGGGCCTCTTCGGCACCGTGTGGGGCATCCTGCACTCGTTCCACCAGATGGCCGCCACCGGCCAGGGCGGCTTCGCCGTCGTCGCGGGCGGCATCTCCGAGGCCCTGGTGACCACGGCCGGCGGCATCCTCGTCGCCGTCGAGGCGGTGGTGCTCTACAACTTCTTCCAGACGCGCCTCTCCCGCACCGGCGTGGAGCTCAAGCTCGCGGCCGACGAGTTCCTGGAGCTGCTCAAGGAGCGGCCCAACCTGGCTGCTGCCGCGGGTGCGCCCTTGCCCACCGCCGAGCAGAAGCCGGCGAGCGCCTGA
- a CDS encoding biopolymer transporter ExbD has translation MAMSKLPGDSEEGADGVFADINITPLTDIFLVLLIIFMVTSSAIVESQSGTAGVKVNLPKGGATDVQTTQQDLAVAVLVDGRIIIGGKVMTQDELKAAFESAHGKNPDMTVIVQADAGVPHGKVVDVMELAKGAGLAHLAIATRAQ, from the coding sequence ATGGCGATGAGCAAGCTACCCGGTGACAGCGAGGAAGGCGCCGACGGCGTCTTCGCGGACATCAACATCACCCCGCTCACCGACATCTTCCTGGTGCTGCTGATCATCTTCATGGTCACCAGCTCGGCCATCGTGGAGTCGCAGAGCGGCACCGCGGGCGTGAAGGTGAACCTGCCCAAGGGCGGCGCCACCGACGTGCAGACCACCCAGCAGGACCTCGCCGTGGCGGTGCTTGTCGACGGGCGCATCATCATCGGCGGCAAGGTGATGACCCAGGACGAGCTCAAGGCCGCGTTCGAGTCCGCGCACGGCAAGAACCCGGACATGACGGTCATCGTCCAGGCCGACGCCGGCGTGCCCCACGGCAAGGTCGTGGACGTGATGGAGCTGGCCAAGGGCGCGGGCCTCGCGCACCTGGCGATCGCCACACGGGCGCAGTAG